In the Andrena cerasifolii isolate SP2316 chromosome 3, iyAndCera1_principal, whole genome shotgun sequence genome, ATATTACTTTCTGCAAAGAAATTTATCGAAAAGTTTGAACAACGTAGcctatttcccaatttttatatttaaggaGTTGCTGCAATCTCTTAACGAATCACAATTCCAAACAATTCCCACCTAAATTAACGCTCCAGAAAATGCAAACAGTAATTCCCCATTCGACAATTTCCTGCACGGTGGCAAGGATCTCTGACATTACATTTTCCTACATTGTTGCTTCCTGCAGGGGGCAAATAAAGTCCCTCGGGGAGTGAAAAAGTTACATCAGAATTTCCTCAGCCATAAATCCTTCCCGACGTATGAATGCTAATGCGAAACTCAAACGGTGAGCTGTGTTCACGACGAATTAGCATACGACGGGCCGGTTTACCCAAGCAACCAGCGTCCGCGGTAAGTCAAGAAGCTTCTAATCGCCAATTTGTACGACGGCCATTAACATAATCGGGGTCGCTGTTTCATGTGTAACTGAGCAGATTTCCTACTGGAAGTGGAATTTCTCGGCCGGGTGGGTTTCGGAGCCGCGGCTCGAGCGAGCAGCGCTCCCGACGCGGTTGGTCCGGTTGAAAATCGAGACGACAGCAAGAGGACGGAGATTATCTCACAAATATTTGAGAGCAATTAGATGTTTGCTCGTCTGTTACCGTGTTTACATTGTTCGCCGTATCTAGACCGCGGAGACGTGTTTATAGCCGAGCGCGCTGCGCGCCATGTCCTCCGCGGGGTGTTTCTTAAAAACGCTTTTCCTCTACGATATTTTTCATCGAATTAAGCTACGCTCACAGCCGAGTTGATTATTCGCCGCGGCCCGACTTTCCGTGCAAATTTACACGCGCCCCGATTCCTCGCCCGCGAGCCTTCCCTGCCCTTGATAACGCTCCGATGTGAATCAGGCGCAGGAGTACCTTACTCTGAAGCTGCGCGGTGGATGAAAATAGGTAGAATTCAGTTTGAAGGATTATTTAACCGCATAGAAAAGCTTTGGCATATATTAGACCGAGAAAttcgaagaagaaaaataagCAACAGGGGTGGCTCAAAAATGGCACTTTTGTAAGAGTGGTCAAAAAATCCTCTAGAAGGTACCAAAAGACTTGTCACATCGAGTGCCAAATCGATTGCAAGCATGCATAGGAAATATTAAACACTTTCGTGTTTAACAATTCAACGAACtgtgtatttaataattatatcataagtgtgctaatatttttttcagttcGTATGGAATTCTCGTTCTTCTTTTGTTACTTGTTTAAATTACTATTCAGAGCTGTGAAAAATACATTATTTCTATGAGTTAGAAGACACTAAGGAAATATAtcgagatatttaaaaacaaagcgACTGTGCAAATACATTTTTCACCCACTGTATACACGTTCAAGTAGAACGTTAGCCTCGGTTAGCAGACGAAATGGGAGTCGTTTAAATTCGTTGGTGGAGTTTCCTAATTGTTTAACTATGTCTATTTCTCGTGGAAATAATGCGTACTCGTAACCCTCGTTTCTTAGTGTGAATCTTCGAAAATTCTCTAGTTTTTGTGACACGAAGTACTTAGAGGGGAATAAGTAGCTATGGCAAGCTGATCAATGATTCCAAGTTAATTCTGGTGTCAAGGTAgcttttcctatacgcgactggacgcaacatgacgaaattcaaagtcgattttctcgaaaatggagcgcaatatcaaaaaattttattcctttttctcgacttatttgctTGTTAgaagtcgaaaagaaacagtGATTTTTGTTGatgtcgcgcttcattttcgagaaaatcgactttgaatttccAATGCGTTCagacgcgtataggaaaacataCCTTTAGaagaaaatggagaaaacaGTTCTCACTAGATAGATGTCTTCGTCTACTAATCCATCACGTATAACAGGAACATTATATAGTTATGTTAAAGAATCCAAGGAAGTAACGTCATTTAATATCTCACGGAAACACAGAATACAGTATATTGTTATAATAACCGAAGATatcaaagaaaatttcattCTTGCCCACCATTCAAACGAACCGACTAATTTCCTAAAACCTGGTCgattaaatagaaattaaaatttcgaataccctTCGTAACGAAGAAAAGGAACTGATGTTAAATTCAGATTTCGATTAAATTTCTCGCAATGAAGCTGATCAGCCACGAACATCacgaaatataataaaattattcccaccGTTTCGTAGTGTCTGTTCCTCGAAATAGTACAGCTATTACGCCACAAGGATAAATCATACGTCGCGTCGTAAATATAGTATGTTGGTATACAGAAACGAGGCGCTGGTATGCCGAAATTTCGTACGAGCCCTGGAATCATTCGTTGAAACATTCAACGTGAATGTTCAGGAATATTTGAATCGTTCCTTTGTTGCTTGCCTCATGAATGGCGGGAGGAACAACGCATTTCGACATTTCATAGGATAATCGGACACCTTATCGGTATTAGCGAGGGTTACGTTTTAATTCTTCTCATCCATCACGCGTGTCGTCGATTAATTTAATGCGGGCAATTAGAGGTTCGCCTAAACAAGTGTGACAAGCGGATGGTGTCGCGCGTCGGAACGTAAATTAAACGTAATTTATCGCTTGCTGCGCGATCGTTCCGCAACGTCACTCGTCCTGCCGTCGTTCGACTCGCCGAGCGCGAGATCCCTGGCCGGGGGTCGCGCAGTCATTAGCAACAACTCGCCGTCGCGTAAACACGCGCTCGGCGAATCCAAAATGGCATTAAGATTTCAACGAGTGGCTTTGCAAAGTCACGTATCCCCGTTTCCCGTGCGTTCCTACGCGGGTCGGTTGTTGGTCCCGAATTTAGTAATTGCCAGTCCGCGCGTTCGTTTCCTACCGCCGAACAAAGGGGATCTTAATTCCCGCGAACTGGTTTATTATGCACAATGGCCAGCGACCGTTTTCGGATATTAAATGTAGGATTGACGACTCTGCCCTTTGTTGCCAGCCAAGGCAGATTAATTTTATGGTACAGCGGTAGGTAGTTTTGGTAAACGAAGCATACGTACTCGAAATATGGCACGAaggaatcgattcttttggaGATACGCGCGTAAAGTATTTTCTGGGGTAAAAAGGACGACGAGAAGCATCTTTGTGTCGCTAGATACAGGCATATATTCTTGCGAATGTCAGAAATTTCAGACTCGACGAGGAAAGTTTAGTTTAACCTTTGACGAACCTTAGGTAATATACTTGGTCAGAGGGAATGCTGATTTTACAGTAATTTACTTATATTTTCAAGTTTCATTGTCATTGCGAAATTTTCGGCCAAGAAGATTGATCAGAAGATATATTAAGTTAATATGGGGATTTCGATAACAATTTCACTGGCATTTAAATGCTTGTACCGTTCCTCTGCGGAATCGCTTGCAGAGGAATGAAAGGGAGCCGAGTTTGAAACAGAAGGAACGCTTTCCATTAAGGTAGAAGGCGAAGCGGCAATAGAAGAATTGGAACTAAACGGTACCAGAGGAACCATAGTCGCCTCAGTTTTAATTAGCTTCCCAGGTATAATCTTAAAGTGTCCCAAAAATTAACGAACTCTCGTCCCTCTACTCGTTACAGTGTTCGTAAAACTTAATAATAAACCGAGTCACGGGAGGTAAGCTTATAAAATCGAGATTCACTTATCCCGAATAAACAAAACAAGCACCCAAACCCGATTTAAATCTTTCCATTAGCAAAGTAATCTCCAAGCAATTACTGTACCCAAAGCCGAGCATCCAAGAAACGACCGCTGCCTCTGGCAACCACTCTGCCGAGACGAACGTCTACGTTAACCTTCACGTTCCTGCGGCCGATTCAATTGACAAATACCCGCGGTTTCAAATTCCACGGATCATAAcagaggcgaagaggagaaacagaaagtctgaCTAACCTGGATTCGGTTGACTCTGGTACGACGTCTTCTTCATCCATTCGTACGGGCTCCTGACCTGCACGGGTCTCATGGGCGTGGTGTTGTTGGGGTTGTTGTTGTTGGCGGtgatggtgttgttgttgttgctggcGGGTGGAGTGGACGGTGTGCCTGGGTTGCTGATCTCGCTGCCGCTGACGGTTATCGGCGGGCTGGGTTCCCCGGCGCCGACCGCCGGGTTCGCCTCGTCGCCGCTCCAGTCTCCTACGCCGTTCatctgctgttgttgctgctgctgctgctgctggtgttGCTGGTAGGCCTGGTGATGCTGGTACTGGAGGTGCGTGTAGTGAGCGTGTGCGTGCGGCCAGCCCGCCAGGACCTCCGCATGGTCCAGATACTGCTGCGGGCCGCCGGGCTGGTGATGGTGGGCCGCGTGCGGATGCCCGTGCGGATAACCGTACCAGTACTGTCCCCCGCTATCGGCGGCCGTCCCGTTCGCGTGTTGCTGCGCCTGTTGCGCCTGGCCGTGTTGCTGGGCCTGCTGCACCAGCGGCTGCTGGCCGGTCCCCTGCTGTTGCTGCCGGTACATCGCCAGCGGATTGTAGTACGAGACCATGCCAATGCTGCTGATGTCCGTCATGTGGCCGAACGATCCAGCGCAACCGCGTGCCACGGTCGCGCGTCTCCGTCGAGGACTGCTGCGCAGGCACTGGGTGGACCGTGGACGTCGCTGGACGCGCGCGATGCTCCGTGAGCCCTGGTCACCAGGATTCATAGACAACCGCCCCACAAGAAGAGATCCTACGACCAGACCGAACCGATCGCCGGCGTTCGACTACCAACAGACCGGCCAACGTCCCATGACAAACTGGACTCGCGTGAACCTGCCGTTCCTGGGGTGCCTCTCTGCCCGACCAACACTCCCTTCACTTGTCACTAAAAAACCAACAATGCCTCGGAGCTACCCGGAGCTAACACTGTCCTCGGCGGTCGTGGAGATTCGCGTGGTAGCACGATCCTCGCTGCTTCGTCCTTCCAGGCAAGTTTCACGGAACCTGACGGTCGGATGAACGATAACTGCCGGCGTGACTTGCGTATCTTGGGTGTTCACGATGTGGTACCGACGACTGCTTGCTCGTCTGTGATTACGAAGGGTGCGACCGCTCTTCGACGTTGCGTCCGCCTACAGCCCGGTCTCACCCCCTCCACCACCCTGGCTCGACCAATCAGCTAGCGACCTGCCGCTCGCAGAGCGTGATGGCGTCCGACGAGCTTCCCTGCCGCCAGAGATATCGCTGGCTGATAACGAACGCGCGGGAGGCGGCCCTCACGCCCCGCGGAAGCGCTCCCCTTGTAAACGACGCGAAATAGACAACATTTTTCGCACTTGTCGCGCTTTACTCCcgttatgaaaataaatatccgTCGCTACCCCCTCGCGCGCCCTCTTCGCAGGGAGCCAGGGGTGGGGATTATTCGAGGGACCTTGCGCTCGCGAGAATACTCGCGGTTGTTGTGAATAGTAGTAAGTAGATTTATCCTAATGGCGAGGGGGATATTTGGTTCTCTGCCACTCGATGGGGTAATATCGTGTTTGTAATCAAAATCAATGTCTTAGGGATGGATTCGGTGACTACTGAAAGATATGTAGGCATCTATTTAAATAGGAATATTTTTGTGTGATTGTAGACTTCTTTACTACAGTTGGAGCGGATATTAATAAGGGAGGAAAGTTGTGAAAATTGATTCATGCGATCTGTAAAAACAGGTGCGTGGATTTTTCGGTAGGTAGATACTGTCGTGTTAGTTTTTGTACAGGAATAATGAGACATTCAAAAAGAGATCTATGAAACGCGGGGTGAAATCAAAATTCTGTTATATAGATACGTACCCTCCGTTATTCGCGTTTTTGTATttgaagagttcttgtagaaaacaaatcaaattctatactataattttatatataatttttttttaatattagcatttacagtgtttttacagtgtaactcgtgaacagtaagagatagaaaaaaagttccaagacaaactttacttcttttaaatagatctattatttggtaaaaaaattattttacagttcacgagttataacagaaaatcggaaaatgaccggattttcaggggtcaattacacccccttagagtgaatttgggcagcaaacaaaaaatgcattgtaatcaggaggaaattccctacatatttactaagtttcagaatttttcgaatttccgggttcgagattgTCCCTTGTTAGTCAGTTTAAGTTGTAAAGTGGGGATGCGACATtaaatgattaaataaaaaaataaagaaacgaatCGTGAGTCCGAAACTTGAGTAgcctatttaaataattattgccGATCGATGGATTATTACCGGATTAATCGTTCGTTATCTCCCCCGATGAACCGCAACAAACAGCTGCGGAAATTCTTCGGGCACGTTGCTGCAGGCATGCAGGCGAGCGCGTCGCGTTCGTTGCACCCGTAACAACAGATTGACGCGATATTTTACTGCGCGGTCGTAACAAAATCATACACAATTAAGAATGTATAACAATTATAAACTGCACCGGCAGTTCATAAATCACCTCTTGCCGCGGAAATGATTTAAGGCCAAAAACTCGGGAGTTTGCCACCGGGCATGATTAAGATCGATCATCATCGTTTATTACGTTTGCGTAAGTGTAAATGAGAATTAAACATTTGCGCGCGTAGTGATTGCACCCGACCGCGGACAACACGCAGAAACTATTTCGGTATGAAGCAATAACCAGAGATATATCCCTTGCTTATCAGCATTCCATatttctttcgagctactcgaaaCACGCGCTCCCCGTGCTCCCGCCAAGTATGCACGTTTCTCGTGAAATTAGAAATTAGTCGACACATCAGTTTCACGACACATTCACTTTAGGCACCTGCTCCGTATCATCGTGTCCCAAACCTACAGTAACCTCGTAGCTTAATAAAGCTACCAGATAGTAATCAGTCTTAGATAATAATCAGTCTTAACGATCactgctggattaaccaataagcgaaataagcacgtgcttagggcatcAGGAGAAAGTTGGGGAACAtggaaattttgtgaattttaaagTCTAACTTTTATTgcaaacactttttagtcaaattatcggaaatgctTAAAAAATCGTACCTACATTGCGTTAAAGTGCTATCACCCTGTATGAAGGGGCTTCAAAatcttttaaggggaggtttcggtctaaaagtcgatatcttttttaaatcttttttcgaatgttcagccTTTTCGGCTTTACTTcggcttttttatttcagacaaaAATTGGATCCGCTAGGATTTTCTTTTTGTCTGGATATACAGTAAAACACACTTAAATTTTCGGAAAGATTTGCTTGAcatttattgagaaaataattcttaaaaatcaccgtgttgtgagcgtcctaaaccaggttccccCTTAAATGCTAAAGGCTTCTAAATGTCTTAATTCGGCCCTGTTAACAATCTACCTGCCCCACAAACTCAGATCTACTCCGCAGAATATTCCACCTTACCTTTCAAAACACGTATAACAATATTAATTCCATTTCTCTAATTCTAATCCTTTCCATCATCCAATAAAATCGGTATCGATTATAGCACCTATTAATCAGTTTTAAGCACCCCGTCCCAACAGCAAGAAAGTGCCCGCAGCGAGGGACCATCGCGCGCTTAGCATGCCCGGCGATAAGCTGCTAAACTGTATCTAATCGCAAGAATTATAATGTTGTCGTAGGCGTCGTGATCTCGTTAAAATTACCAGGGTTGGAGAGGTCCCTAAGTCCGGGCTCGATGCATAATCCGGTGGAAACAATGGCGGTcggtaaattattcttaaagctTGCATCGGGCCCCGTCCGAGTCCGGGGAATCGGTAATCACGATGCGAGCGTGCGGGGCGTGATTCGGTAATGTCAATACATATCCGTCAAATCAGGCCGGGCGATGTGAAGCGGTTTGTCGCAAGGTCGATTATGTAGGTAGAAGGCAAAGATAATCTGTAGGTATAATGGCAGCTGTCCTCGAGCCCACCGACGGCGACGTGTGTCACAATATTGACTCGTTTGCAGCTAGCATTTGTGGTCCCTTAAGCCCCTTTTGGTCGCCTTGTGGAAACGCTCCGCCTACGGACGCCTATGTCCTCTCTCGTTTTGTTCTCTCCACTCGGCCTTTCCGGTTTCCCCTTCGCACCCCTCCGAACCCCTACAAACCTACCGTACCCCATTCTTGCCCTCATTTTCTGCATTCGCTCACGACTACGGATGATGTAGGgtagaggacccaattactgacacctaactaattactgtcaccttaagctattttacttaaaataacgaataaatgaactgtAGTGTGTagtctatagtatagattaacgtttatttattcgttattttaagtaaaatagcttaaggtgacagtaattgggtactATACCCCAGGTATAATTGAGGTATTGGGAACAAAAACGGGctgacccacattttttgcgaaattgagttagtagcaataatgtattccaataggctgtactaatcgtaTAAAAGAgggaaaatgaatttttttccaatgcgggttagtccgtttttgctctgaatGCCTCGATTAATGCGACAATCGTGCGTTGCCATAACACTAGATTAGTgtacagtagagcgtcaattacCCGAACTGCTTGGGACCGTGGTGGTTCCGAAATTCGAATAGTTCGGATAATCGAACAATTCAGAGAATGAATCATGCATGTACTTTACGCAGCTTataactataggaattacacttgaaattatttattacataGAAGAGTACTATTGCGTTAATTTATATTACGCAAAAGTCAAAAAGGCGCAAAAGGCACTGGTTCGGATAATCGACGGTTCGGTTAATCGGGGTTCGGATAATTTACGCTCTACTATACATATTAGGTTAACACTTTGCACTCCAAAGATTATTAAACCGTGTATAAGTGGAAGAATTCGTGATTCGTTgatttgaatgaatttttt is a window encoding:
- the Cad gene encoding homeotic protein caudal isoform X1; the protein is MNPGDQGSRSIARVQRRPRSTQCLRSSPRRRRATVARGCAGSFGHMTDISSIGMVSYYNPLAMYRQQQQGTGQQPLVQQAQQHGQAQQAQQHANGTAADSGGQYWYGYPHGHPHAAHHHQPGGPQQYLDHAEVLAGWPHAHAHYTHLQYQHHQAYQQHQQQQQQQQQQMNGVGDWSGDEANPAVGAGEPSPPITVSGSEISNPGTPSTPPASNNNNTITANNNNPNNTTPMRPVQVRSPYEWMKKTSYQSQPNPACNIAANCNASAGSTIHELCTLDALGKTRTKDKYRVVYTDHQRLELEKEFHYNRYITIRRKAELAANLALSERQVKIWFQNRRAKERKQVKKREELEQKDVKPDVFGGGAMATLALSGMGGMLGGLMHNGGSPPLGLGHPPHALTLGHGPASLHAHGQHAHTHTVLGL
- the Cad gene encoding homeotic protein caudal isoform X2: MNPGDQGSRSIARVQRRPRSTQCLRSSPRRRRATVARGCAGSFGHMTDISSIGMVSYYNPLAMYRQQQQGTGQQPLVQQAQQHGQAQQAQQHANGTAADSGGQYWYGYPHGHPHAAHHHQPGGPQQYLDHAEVLAGWPHAHAHYTHLQYQHHQAYQQHQQQQQQQQQQMNGVGDWSGDEANPAVGAGEPSPPITVSGSEISNPGTPSTPPASNNNNTITANNNNPNNTTPMRPVQVRSPYEWMKKTSYQSQPNPGKTRTKDKYRVVYTDHQRLELEKEFHYNRYITIRRKAELAANLALSERQVKIWFQNRRAKERKQVKKREELEQKDVKPDVFGGGAMATLALSGMGGMLGGLMHNGGSPPLGLGHPPHALTLGHGPASLHAHGQHAHTHTVLGL